From Echinicola soli, a single genomic window includes:
- a CDS encoding LacI family DNA-binding transcriptional regulator, which translates to MIKRRITLKDLSKELDLAVSTISRALDDHPGISPETKERVKLKADELGFTRNSIASSFRKSKTLTIGVIAPQIDIHFHSLVISGIEEYAYKAGYNVTIFQSRNSFKREKRITETLQNNMFAGVIICQGAETRGIDHFKKLKKMKMPLVFYDRVPTGFEANKVIINDFESSLRATEHLIEKGCKNIAHIGGPQTTGIFKSRYEGFRKALENHHLEISSSFIHFTKGLTYDEGLSAAKELLSQPVKPDGIFCSNDYTAVSAIQVFQKNGFKVPDQVAVVGFSNYPISKIIEPNLSSVNDRAFEMGQAAAKLLIRQIEDEEDLIESEIVTLKTELIIRESSSKKQGDIS; encoded by the coding sequence ATGATTAAAAGAAGAATTACCCTAAAGGATTTGTCCAAAGAACTTGACCTGGCTGTTTCAACAATTTCACGAGCCTTGGACGACCATCCTGGAATAAGCCCAGAAACAAAGGAAAGAGTCAAGCTAAAAGCCGATGAATTGGGCTTTACCCGGAATTCCATTGCTTCGAGTTTTAGAAAAAGTAAAACACTAACGATAGGGGTAATTGCTCCTCAAATCGACATCCACTTTCATTCACTTGTCATCAGCGGAATAGAGGAATATGCCTATAAGGCAGGTTACAACGTAACGATTTTCCAAAGCAGAAACTCATTCAAACGAGAAAAGAGAATTACCGAAACCCTGCAGAACAATATGTTTGCTGGAGTAATCATCTGCCAAGGAGCAGAAACAAGGGGCATAGACCACTTTAAGAAACTGAAAAAGATGAAAATGCCCTTGGTCTTTTATGACCGGGTGCCTACGGGCTTTGAGGCGAACAAAGTTATCATCAATGATTTTGAATCTTCATTGCGGGCCACGGAACATTTGATCGAAAAAGGATGTAAAAATATAGCACATATTGGTGGTCCTCAAACAACTGGAATTTTCAAATCCAGATATGAAGGTTTTAGGAAAGCATTGGAAAATCACCATCTTGAGATTTCATCCAGTTTCATCCACTTTACAAAGGGGTTAACCTATGACGAAGGCCTGTCAGCTGCAAAAGAACTTCTTTCCCAACCTGTCAAACCGGATGGAATTTTTTGCTCCAATGACTACACCGCGGTCAGTGCCATTCAGGTATTCCAAAAAAATGGGTTCAAAGTACCAGACCAAGTGGCAGTTGTCGGCTTTAGCAATTATCCAATTTCCAAAATCATAGAACCCAACCTTTCTTCGGTAAACGACCGGGCGTTCGAAATGGGCCAAGCGGCAGCAAAACTTCTTATCAGGCAAATTGAAGATGAGGAGGATTTGATCGAGTCTGAAATTGTCACGCTAAAAACTGAATTGATTATCAGAGAGTCCAGTTCAAAAAAACAGGGGGATATTTCCTAA
- a CDS encoding alpha/beta fold hydrolase: protein MSQYSIENLIKKMTGFSSCFQKVNGINIHYVKGGRGEPLILLPGWPQTWWSYRHIMPYLAENYTVIAVDLRGMGDSDKPEEGYTKKNMAGDIRELVISLGYESAHIAGHDIGANVAYSFAVNHPDSIDKLILLDTPPPDENLYKLPMLPVGAPVYPWWVAFNQLRDLPSQLLEGRFELLLNHVLDRLLINKDAINDFDRAVYSHHYNNRENIRASNAWYQTFGEDISEQKTYPKINNLTMGIASSATQGILEGFLSRNAFEYEMMEIEGCGHFLAEEKPGQIANAISDFLK from the coding sequence ATGAGTCAATATTCAATAGAAAATCTTATCAAAAAAATGACTGGTTTCTCCAGTTGCTTTCAGAAAGTCAATGGAATAAATATTCACTATGTGAAGGGAGGAAGGGGAGAACCATTGATATTATTGCCCGGCTGGCCTCAGACCTGGTGGTCTTACCGCCATATTATGCCGTATCTAGCTGAGAATTATACTGTAATTGCAGTTGACCTGCGTGGAATGGGTGATAGTGATAAACCAGAAGAAGGCTATACCAAGAAAAACATGGCTGGTGATATAAGAGAATTAGTGATATCATTAGGGTACGAGAGCGCGCATATTGCCGGACATGATATAGGTGCCAATGTCGCTTATTCATTTGCTGTCAACCATCCTGATAGCATTGATAAACTGATTCTTTTAGATACCCCACCTCCCGATGAAAACTTGTATAAACTTCCGATGTTGCCTGTAGGAGCCCCGGTTTATCCTTGGTGGGTAGCTTTTAATCAGTTAAGGGATTTGCCTAGCCAATTGCTGGAAGGACGTTTTGAATTGTTGTTAAACCATGTTTTGGACAGGCTCCTTATTAATAAAGATGCCATCAATGATTTTGACCGTGCAGTGTACAGTCACCACTATAATAACAGAGAAAACATAAGAGCATCCAATGCATGGTATCAAACTTTCGGAGAGGATATTTCAGAACAGAAAACCTATCCTAAAATTAACAATTTGACCATGGGAATTGCATCATCTGCTACCCAGGGAATCTTGGAGGGTTTCCTTTCCCGGAATGCTTTTGAGTATGAAATGATGGAGATAGAAGGATGCGGGCATTTTCTTGCTGAGGAGAAGCCTGGGCAAATTGCAAATGCAATCTCAGATTTTTTGAAATAA
- a CDS encoding TetR/AcrR family transcriptional regulator: MGGTKSKIIAAAVKCFRSNESNTLDKVAEEAGVTRRTLHRYFESRQNLMECCKKEMLESCNKAMNEAYERGSDQISKVRNMLFAAIEQGAKYSFIKRIYENSDFSGLERKNEFESDSVKNRWLKIIRDLQKEKRINEELTIPWIFNLFGSIIETTVYAFESGDVSKNDSKKFAWISFKGAIGLKE, translated from the coding sequence ATGGGAGGTACGAAATCTAAAATTATAGCAGCCGCGGTAAAGTGCTTTCGAAGTAATGAGTCGAACACCCTGGACAAAGTTGCTGAAGAAGCTGGGGTTACTCGCAGAACGCTGCATCGATATTTTGAAAGTCGCCAAAACTTAATGGAGTGCTGTAAAAAGGAGATGCTCGAAAGTTGTAACAAAGCGATGAATGAAGCCTATGAAAGGGGCAGTGACCAAATAAGCAAAGTAAGAAACATGCTGTTTGCCGCCATTGAACAAGGAGCAAAGTATTCATTCATCAAAAGAATCTATGAGAATAGTGACTTTTCAGGTTTAGAAAGAAAAAATGAATTTGAATCCGATAGCGTTAAAAACAGATGGTTAAAAATCATCAGGGATCTCCAAAAAGAGAAACGCATTAACGAAGAACTAACTATCCCTTGGATATTTAATTTGTTCGGATCAATCATTGAAACTACTGTTTATGCCTTTGAGTCTGGGGATGTTTCCAAGAACGATAGTAAGAAGTTTGCTTGGATTTCCTTCAAAGGAGCTATTGGATTAAAAGAATAA
- a CDS encoding AAA family ATPase produces the protein MFDRSVMSFGETCHREGKEIPVFFDRGFLDAICYRALIQSPISERMQAYAKNWRYTTSVFFLPPWKEI, from the coding sequence ATGTTTGACCGTTCCGTCATGAGTTTTGGGGAAACCTGTCATAGGGAAGGCAAGGAAATTCCTGTCTTTTTTGACCGTGGATTTTTGGATGCCATATGCTACCGGGCACTTATCCAGTCACCCATAAGTGAAAGGATGCAAGCCTATGCGAAAAACTGGAGGTACACTACATCGGTATTTTTCCTTCCCCCTTGGAAGGAAATCTAA
- a CDS encoding dihydrofolate reductase family protein, whose protein sequence is MRKLSLFIATSLDGFISGPNEDLSFLTSVEKEGEDYGYAGFMATVDTVIVGRKTYDYVLRTIGPGHYDNGDREVHVITRKARPNQGKVTFHSGGPAELVKKLKSGDGKNIYCDGGAEIIDELLNSDLVDEMTISVVPVLLGEGTRLFKEGRPEQKLELVAAKTFDTGLVQLVYKRKKP, encoded by the coding sequence ATGAGAAAACTGTCATTGTTTATTGCCACCAGTCTGGATGGGTTTATTTCCGGGCCAAATGAGGATTTAAGTTTCCTGACTTCAGTAGAAAAGGAAGGGGAAGATTATGGCTATGCCGGATTCATGGCAACGGTAGATACGGTCATTGTCGGAAGAAAGACCTATGATTATGTCCTGAGGACCATAGGTCCCGGCCACTATGACAACGGGGACAGGGAGGTACATGTCATCACCAGGAAAGCCAGGCCAAACCAAGGCAAGGTGACATTCCATTCGGGAGGGCCTGCCGAGTTGGTGAAAAAGTTAAAGAGCGGGGACGGGAAGAACATCTATTGTGACGGTGGTGCAGAAATCATTGATGAGCTGTTGAACAGTGACCTGGTAGATGAAATGACCATTTCGGTGGTACCGGTATTGCTCGGAGAAGGAACAAGGCTGTTCAAGGAGGGCAGGCCAGAACAAAAGCTCGAACTGGTGGCTGCCAAAACATTTGATACAGGTCTTGTCCAGTTGGTGTACAAACGGAAGAAACCCTGA